In Pseudoalteromonas sp. '520P1 No. 423', the following proteins share a genomic window:
- a CDS encoding DUF1570 domain-containing protein yields MFKFLVTLLLLYLIQGCASIEKLQSEPWLKSKSNNFTLYSKLNETENKSILENLEAFRTLINLTNKDNITHTFPTEIYVMNKDEAHLFDISKNIGGYFDNNLDKNVIYLRYYKKTQEMISTILHEYVHYVHAQREASFPRWFEEGTAEYLSGVEIGKDKLILGAIQKGRLAWLEYEKWLPAKDIINPGDMSEWSRTDLGMFYAQSWLITFYLNNRALPEGQSYSTQLNNYVSALLKGKDKIHAFESAFNLKIEKVNRAIKSYWKEGKFRKFSLNKSILLKDVHIKTQKLNQGETNLMLGKFAYSREQTKQSLFYFDKASTFETQKNKAFIGKAKTLILDKAYDEASNVLQQVNETNADLSELYFTKAQLNFALAKKIEDKKTQIDFANKALKELVTAWKLDKTNAKIYYLYGLISLNFDLDLSRAVSMLEEAIYHNPSNVGLKVMLFRAKILTSYKQSYEYGQRLLASFNSEYHLSAVD; encoded by the coding sequence ATGTTTAAATTTTTAGTCACTCTGTTACTTTTATATTTAATACAAGGGTGTGCGAGTATTGAAAAATTACAATCTGAACCCTGGCTCAAAAGCAAATCCAATAACTTTACTTTATATAGTAAATTAAATGAAACTGAAAATAAGTCTATTTTAGAAAATTTAGAAGCATTTAGAACACTTATTAATTTAACTAATAAAGACAATATTACACATACTTTTCCGACAGAAATTTATGTGATGAACAAAGATGAAGCTCACCTTTTTGATATTTCAAAGAATATAGGAGGATATTTCGATAATAATTTAGATAAAAACGTCATATACCTTAGATATTATAAAAAAACACAAGAAATGATCAGCACAATTTTACATGAATATGTGCATTATGTTCATGCTCAAAGAGAAGCGAGTTTTCCTCGCTGGTTCGAAGAAGGCACTGCAGAATACCTAAGTGGTGTCGAGATCGGAAAAGATAAACTAATTTTAGGAGCTATTCAAAAAGGCAGGTTAGCTTGGTTAGAGTATGAAAAATGGTTACCGGCTAAAGATATTATCAATCCAGGAGACATGTCTGAGTGGTCACGCACTGACCTAGGTATGTTTTATGCGCAGTCTTGGTTGATAACCTTTTATCTAAATAACAGAGCACTACCAGAAGGACAAAGCTACTCAACACAATTAAATAATTATGTTAGCGCCCTTCTCAAAGGAAAAGACAAAATTCATGCTTTTGAATCTGCTTTTAATTTAAAAATAGAGAAAGTTAATAGAGCAATAAAAAGTTATTGGAAAGAAGGGAAATTTAGAAAGTTCTCATTAAATAAATCAATACTTTTAAAAGATGTACACATAAAAACGCAAAAGCTCAATCAAGGTGAAACTAACTTAATGCTTGGAAAGTTTGCGTATTCTAGAGAACAAACAAAACAGTCATTATTTTACTTTGATAAGGCATCCACGTTTGAAACTCAAAAAAATAAAGCTTTTATAGGTAAAGCAAAAACACTGATTCTTGATAAAGCTTATGATGAAGCAAGTAATGTGCTACAACAAGTTAACGAAACAAATGCCGATTTGTCAGAACTATATTTCACCAAAGCGCAGTTAAACTTTGCGCTTGCTAAAAAAATTGAAGATAAAAAAACTCAAATAGACTTTGCTAACAAAGCATTGAAAGAGCTTGTAACTGCATGGAAGCTAGATAAAACTAATGCAAAAATTTATTACCTTTATGGCTTAATTAGCCTTAATTTTGATTTAGATCTTAGTCGCGCAGTCAGCATGCTTGAGGAAGCAATATACCATAACCCTTCTAATGTAGGTCTTAAAGTTATGCTCTTTAGAGCTAAAATATTAACAAGCTATAAGCAATCATATGAATATGGCCAAAGGTTGTTAGCCAGCTTTAATTCTGAGTACCACTTGAGTGCCGTTGATTAA